From a single Eretmochelys imbricata isolate rEreImb1 chromosome 13, rEreImb1.hap1, whole genome shotgun sequence genomic region:
- the LOC144273710 gene encoding angiogenin-2-like, with protein sequence MALKVTPMLLLLLAAALVLLGASASQEQYDRFLLQHFDAKPKGRDDRYCNNRMRYMMKEDRKRYPNPGPKICKETNTFIHGNSDDIKAICTSHGGRNYVTRTRQAMRQSLRPFQITTCTWHGGKPLDNCQYRAARDSRMIVIACDKHEHPVHFAESQI encoded by the coding sequence ATGGCTCTGAAAGTGacccccatgctgctgctgctactggctGCTGCGCTGGTGCTGTTGGGAGcatcagccagccaggagcagtaTGATCGGTTCCTCCTGCAGCACTTTGATGCAAAGCCCAAGGGTCGTGACGACCGCTACTGCAACAACCGCATGCGCTACATGATGAAGGAGGACAGGAAGAGGTACCCAAATCCTGGGCCAAAAATCTGCAAGGAGACAAACACCTTCATTCATGGGAACAGCGACGATATCAAAGCCATCTGCACTAGCCATGGAGGCAGGAACTATGTAACCAGAACCAGGCAGGCCATGCGCCAGAGCCTCAGACCATTCCAGATCACCACCTGCACCTGGCACGGAGGTAAACCCCTCGACAACTGCCAGTACCGGGCGGCCCGGGACTCTAGGATGATCGTCATCGCATGCGACAAGCATGAGCACCCCGTGCATTTTGCAGAGAGCCAGATCTGA